A window of the Barnesiella propionica genome harbors these coding sequences:
- a CDS encoding LysM peptidoglycan-binding domain-containing protein, translated as MKVRLYLSLIAITIFSLSGFCQTDKLPRKNVDGKEFYIYTVDKSEGFYALFRKFGTSQSDIIKYNPEAKNGLKQSQTILIPIDDSTENTSRNEVSTNQQEKNNQERVFEVNSGNKFFNHTVKRGETLYAIALMYQIPIKDITDANPGTEQGIREGAILKIPQSYQTGKVPEPVSSQDKPKADTNEQFIFHTIESGETLYSVSKKYNTEIESILLNNPGISPSHFNIGTVLRIIPGIKKAVEKATKTEYTAYKVQKNETLYSIARHFNISVDDIIACNPGLKSIKKDQIINIPKTVQYIVPEKALTNDEIDRIYNRLYKCDKKEAVNVAVILPFMLNNKPDSKSNLYIDYYQGLLMAVDSLKRKGTSVNLYVYDSEGSDATVRSILNKKEMSAIDMIIAPEQDSQIEIIADYALKHNINVVNSFSLKSNEVTHNAKIFQTNIPHSYLYAEASNRFIKKFRNKEIVFLNSKEEGSSSKEFSKILKDDLNKEKITYKELNFDSELKVNALDDMLNQCSNVIFVPTSGSRTMLSKIMAPLVTFSNDHSDMDISLFGYPEWITYTNEQLNNYHKLNTFIFSRFYANVTDNDYKDFNSKYHYWYNQNMVNAYPLYAVLGFDTGLYFLEALRKYGHNFGNKTHNMHSKALQTDFQFERINNWSGFINKSFYFVNFTPAYNIVKIKN; from the coding sequence ATGAAAGTACGGTTATATCTGTCCCTTATTGCGATAACTATCTTTTCTTTATCTGGTTTTTGTCAAACAGATAAACTTCCTCGTAAGAACGTGGACGGTAAAGAGTTTTATATTTATACAGTAGATAAGTCAGAAGGTTTTTATGCCCTATTCCGGAAATTCGGAACTTCGCAAAGCGATATTATTAAATATAATCCTGAAGCTAAAAACGGTTTAAAACAAAGCCAGACTATATTAATCCCCATAGACGATTCTACTGAAAATACATCCCGAAACGAAGTTTCAACTAATCAGCAAGAAAAAAATAATCAAGAACGAGTTTTTGAAGTAAATTCCGGCAATAAGTTTTTCAATCACACTGTAAAACGGGGAGAGACCTTATATGCCATCGCGCTTATGTATCAAATTCCCATAAAAGATATTACTGATGCCAATCCGGGTACGGAACAAGGAATAAGAGAAGGAGCCATATTAAAAATACCTCAAAGCTATCAGACAGGTAAAGTGCCTGAACCTGTATCTTCGCAAGACAAACCGAAGGCAGATACTAACGAACAATTTATTTTCCATACTATCGAATCCGGAGAAACGTTATATTCCGTTTCAAAAAAATATAATACTGAAATAGAATCTATTCTATTGAACAATCCGGGTATATCCCCGTCCCATTTTAATATAGGTACGGTATTACGTATCATTCCGGGTATCAAAAAAGCTGTCGAAAAAGCTACAAAGACAGAATATACTGCTTATAAAGTACAAAAAAATGAGACATTATACAGCATAGCCAGGCATTTTAATATTTCGGTGGATGATATTATTGCCTGTAATCCCGGTTTGAAAAGTATCAAGAAAGACCAGATCATCAATATTCCGAAAACGGTGCAATACATCGTGCCGGAAAAGGCATTGACAAATGACGAAATAGATAGAATATACAATCGATTATATAAATGTGACAAAAAAGAAGCTGTAAATGTTGCTGTTATTTTACCATTTATGCTTAATAATAAACCTGACAGTAAATCTAATTTGTACATAGATTATTATCAAGGCTTATTAATGGCTGTAGATAGTTTGAAAAGGAAGGGGACGTCGGTAAATCTATATGTTTACGATTCTGAAGGCTCCGATGCAACCGTACGTTCTATCCTAAATAAAAAAGAAATGTCAGCGATTGATATGATTATCGCACCGGAACAAGATTCCCAGATAGAAATAATTGCTGATTATGCCCTGAAACATAATATTAATGTCGTAAATTCTTTTTCGTTGAAAAGCAATGAAGTTACACATAATGCTAAAATATTCCAGACAAATATTCCTCATTCATATCTTTATGCAGAAGCATCGAATCGCTTTATCAAAAAATTCAGAAATAAAGAAATCGTATTTTTAAATAGCAAAGAAGAAGGTTCCTCGTCAAAAGAATTTTCTAAAATATTAAAAGACGACCTTAATAAAGAAAAAATCACTTACAAAGAATTAAACTTCGACTCGGAATTAAAGGTGAATGCTCTGGATGATATGCTAAACCAATGCAGCAACGTAATCTTTGTGCCGACTTCCGGTAGCAGAACAATGTTATCCAAAATAATGGCTCCTCTTGTAACTTTCTCCAATGACCATAGCGATATGGATATTTCTTTATTCGGATATCCGGAATGGATTACATATACTAATGAGCAATTAAATAATTACCATAAATTGAATACGTTTATATTTTCTCGTTTTTATGCCAATGTAACGGATAATGATTACAAAGATTTTAATTCGAAATATCATTACTGGTATAATCAAAATATGGTTAATGCCTATCCTTTATATGCAGTTTTAGGATTTGACACAGGGTTATATTTTCTTGAAGCATTAAGAAAATACGGACATAATTTTGGAAATAAGACCCATAATATGCATTCGAAAGCATTACAAACCGATTTTCAATTTGAAAGGATAAATAACTGGAGTGGATTTATTAACAAATCATTTTATTTCGTGAACTTTACACCTGCCTATAATATCGTAAAGATAAAGAATTAA